One Acidobacteriota bacterium genomic window, GTGCTGGTGCACATGCTGGGTAACCTCAAGCTCTACCTCGGGCCCGAGGCGCTCAACGCCTACGCCGAGTGGCTCCGGGAGATGGGGCACCCGGTATTGCCGCGCGGTGTCGGCCTGTGGATCGCCCGCCTCGTTCTGATCGCCGCCGTGGCGGTGCACGTCACGACGGCCACCCAGCTGACGCTGCAGAACCTGCGGGCGCGTCCGGCCGGCTACGCCTACAGGAAGGTCGTCCAGGCGACCTATGCCGCCCGGACGATGCGGTGGAGCGGCGTGATCATCCTTCTATTCGTCGTCTACCACCTCCTTCACCTGACGTCCGGCACCCTGCATCCTCAGTTCGATGCCGGCGACGTGTACCACAACGTCGTGGCCGGGTTCCGCGTCTGGTGGGTGGCCGCCGTTTACGTGGCGGCGAATCTCCTGCTGGGCCTGCATCTGTTCCACGGACTGTGGAGCATGTTCCAGACGCTCGGCTGCACGCATCCCAAGTACAACCACTGGCGGCTCTGGTTCGCGCGGGTCTTCGCCGCCGTGATCACCCTGGGCAACGTGTCGTTCCCGCTGGCGGTGCTGCTGGGATTCGTCTCCTGACCCCGTCTGCGAGAGAGGAAGGCCTTGCCATGGAACTCGACCCCAAGATCCCGCCCGGTCCTCTCGAGGACAAGTGGGACAATTTCAAGAACTCCGCCAGGCTGGTGAACCCGGCGAACAAGCGGAAGTT contains:
- a CDS encoding succinate dehydrogenase, which gives rise to MAVSGIVLFGFVLVHMLGNLKLYLGPEALNAYAEWLREMGHPVLPRGVGLWIARLVLIAAVAVHVTTATQLTLQNLRARPAGYAYRKVVQATYAARTMRWSGVIILLFVVYHLLHLTSGTLHPQFDAGDVYHNVVAGFRVWWVAAVYVAANLLLGLHLFHGLWSMFQTLGCTHPKYNHWRLWFARVFAAVITLGNVSFPLAVLLGFVS